In the genome of Pseudomonas sp. B33.4, the window CGCAGCCATTGAGGCGTACGCCCGGCAGGCTGAGCAGTTGTTCGAGCAAGCGTTCGCGCAACGCGACGATAGTTTTTTTCTCATCATCGAACGTCTCGGCGGCCAGCGCGAACGCTGCGCCCATGCCGGCAATCTGGTGCGTCGCCAACGTCCCGGAGCGCAATCCACCTTCGTGTCCGCCGCCGTGAATCTGCGCCTGTAACCGCTGCTGCGCCCGTGGGCCGACATACAACGCGCCAATGCCTTTGGGGCCGTAGAGTTTGTGTGCGGAGAAGGACATCAGATCCACCGGCCATTGCCCCAGATCGATTGCCACTTTGCCGGCGCCCTGTGCCGCATCCACATGGAACAACGCCTCACGACTGCGCACAACGGCGCCAATCGCTTGAACATCGTTGACGGTGCCCAACTCGTTGTTGACCAGCATCAGTGACACCAGAAAGGTGTCGTCGCGCATGGCTTCGCTGACGGCTTGCGGGGTGATCAGGCCATCGGCGTCCGGCACCAGATAGGTCACGGCAATGCCGGCGTCCTGCAATTGGCGGGCGGTATCGAGGATGGCTTTGTGTTCAATCTGGCTAGTGATGATGTGGCCGCCGGAAACCCCGCGCGCCTGGGCTACGCCTTTGAGGGCGAGGTTATTGGACTCGGTGGCACCGGAGGTCCAGACAATCTGCCGGGCTTGCGCGCCCACCAGTTCGGCGACCTGCC includes:
- a CDS encoding aminotransferase class V-fold PLP-dependent enzyme, with product MNTRPLYFDYAATTPVDERVIQVMIECLGFHGNFGNPASSSHAFGQQARHTVEQARGQVAELVGAQARQIVWTSGATESNNLALKGVAQARGVSGGHIITSQIEHKAILDTARQLQDAGIAVTYLVPDADGLITPQAVSEAMRDDTFLVSLMLVNNELGTVNDVQAIGAVVRSREALFHVDAAQGAGKVAIDLGQWPVDLMSFSAHKLYGPKGIGALYVGPRAQQRLQAQIHGGGHEGGLRSGTLATHQIAGMGAAFALAAETFDDEKKTIVALRERLLEQLLSLPGVRLNGCATQRIPHTLSLTFSEGEFNSAALSHSIAFSATSACNSASNTPSHVLLALGHDAHLAGRTIRLSLGRFTTAEDIDKAVQLIKTACASAPAFWATGL